From the Mangifera indica cultivar Alphonso chromosome 10, CATAS_Mindica_2.1, whole genome shotgun sequence genome, one window contains:
- the LOC123227251 gene encoding aspartic proteinase PCS1, whose product MASFLFSLLRFTIFLLIVHSKPCFPSKPSLLLPIKTQTIPRLSSATSTTSKLPFRHNVSLTVSLQVGSPPQNITMVLDTGSELSWLHCNKSQNFNSFFNPFASSSYSTIPCTSSVCTNRTRDLPIPASCDTDKLCHVIISYADLTSSEGNLATETMSMGSLKQPRFIFGCMYSGFSSSSEEDSRTTGLMGMNLGSLSFVTQMRYPKFSYCISGFESTGVLIFGDERLPWLKPLNYTPLVKISDPLPNFDRVAYSIQLEGIRVGSKMLNLPKSDFTLDHTGAGQTMVDSGTQFSFLLGPVYTALRNEFLQQTKGILRVLNDPNFVFQGTMDLCYLVESTRRNLPELPVVSLLFTGAEVSVSGPRLLYRVPGLVKNGKDSVYCFTFGNSDLLGIESFVIGHHHQQNIWMEFDLAKSRVGFTEFRCDIASKNLGIGLI is encoded by the coding sequence ATGGCTTCTttcctcttttctcttcttcgtTTCACAATTTTCCTTCTCATCGTCCATTCAAAACCCTGTTTTCCCTCCAAACCTTCACTCTTACTGCCCATTAAAACTCAAACCATACCCCGACTTTCTTCAGCAACATCCACCACAAGCAAACTCCCCTTCCGCCACAACGTCAGCTTAACCGTCTCTCTTCAAGTCGGCTCGCCGCCGCAAAATATCACCATGGTTCTTGACACCGGCAGTGAACTTTCTTGGCTCCACTGCAATAAATCACAAAACTTTAATTCCTTTTTCAACCCTTTTGCTTCCTCTTCATATTCCACTATTCCTTGCACTTCTTCTGTTTGTACGAACCGAACACGGGACCTACCCATACCCGCTTCGTGTGACACCGATAAGCTCTGCCACGTCATCATCTCATACGCAGATTTGACTTCAAGTGAAGGTAACCTTGCCACTGAAACTATGTCAATGGGCTCGTTAAAACAACCCCGGTTCATATTCGGGTGCATGTACTCGGGTTTTAGTTCTAGCTCCGAAGAAGATTCGAGAACTACCGGGTTAATGGGCATGAACCTTGGGTCGTTATCTTTTGTTACTCAAATGAGGTATCCCAAATTCTCATATTGTATATCGGGTTTTGAGTCCACGGGTGTTTTAATTTTCGGCGACGAGAGACTACCGTGGCTTAAACCGTTGAATTATACTCCCTTGGTTAAGATATCCGACCCGTTACCGAATTTCGATAGGGTGGCATACAGTATTCAGCTTGAGGGCATAAGAGTTGGGagtaaaatgttgaatttaCCAAAATCAGATTTTACACTGGACCATACTGGAGCGGGTCAAACTATGGTTGACTCGGGTACCCAGTTCTCTTTTTTATTGGGTCCGGTTTACACTGCTCTAAGAAACGAGTTTTTGCAACAAACCAAAGGGATTTTGAGAGTCTTGAATGACCCGAATTTCGTATTTCAAGGCACAATGGATTTGTGCTATTTAGTCGAGTCGACTCGGCGAAACTTGCCCGAGTTGCCTGTGGTGAGTTTGTTGTTTACGGGGGCAGAAGTTAGTGTATCGGGTCCAAGGTTATTGTATCGGGTACCCGGTTTGGTTAAGAATGGAAAAGATTCAGTGTATTGCTTCACATTTGGTAATTCTGATCTGTTGGGTATAGAGTCCTTTGTGATTggtcatcatcatcaacaaaacATTTGGATGGAGTTTGATTTGGCTAAATCTAGGGTGGGCTTCACTGAATTTAGATGTGATATTGCTAGTAAAAACTTGGGAATAGGCCTTATTTGA